In Candidatus Margulisiibacteriota bacterium, the genomic stretch ACAGTCGGTTATTGGCGTGCATCTGGAGCGGGCAGCCTTAGGCAATTTAGGAAAAATTAAAAGCGTTGGCGGCAATATATACGAGAAAAAAATTTATTTTGGCTCTGGTTATAGATTGTACTTTATCAAGAAAGGAGACCGTATCATACTTCTTTTGTGCGGAGGCGCTAAATCGACACAACAAAAAGACATTAAATTGGC encodes the following:
- a CDS encoding type II toxin-antitoxin system RelE/ParE family toxin: MPIEIQTTETFKNWVKSIRDIKTQSVIGVHLERAALGNLGKIKSVGGNIYEKKIYFGSGYRLYFIKKGDRIILLLCGGAKSTQQKDIKLAQKIAKELL